TCGGTCGACTACAAGGACACCGCCCTGCTGCGGAAGTTCATCTCCGACCGCGGGAAGATCCGCGCCCGCCGCGTGACCGGCGTGTCCGTCCAGGAGCAGCGCGCGATCGCGCGGGCCGTCAAGAACGCCCGCGAGATGGCGCTCCTGCCGTACTCGTCGTCGGCGCGCTGAGAAGGAGCACGAAGATGGCCAAGCTCATCCTGACCCACGAGGTCACGGGTCTCGGCGCTCCCGGTGACGTCGTCGACGTCAAGGACGGGTACGCCCGGAACTACCTGGTCCCCCGCGGCCTCGCGACCACCTGGTCGAAGGGCGCCGAGAAGGAGATCACGCAGATCCGCCGTGCCCGCAAGGCCCGCGAGATCGAGACCCTCGAGGAGGCGCGCGCCGTGCGTGACTCCCTCCAGGGCAACCCGGTGACCGTGACGGCGAA
This is a stretch of genomic DNA from Cellulomonas sp. ES6. It encodes these proteins:
- the rpsR gene encoding 30S ribosomal protein S18; the encoded protein is MAKAVVRKPKKKQNPLKAAKIESVDYKDTALLRKFISDRGKIRARRVTGVSVQEQRAIARAVKNAREMALLPYSSSAR
- the rplI gene encoding 50S ribosomal protein L9, whose protein sequence is MAKLILTHEVTGLGAPGDVVDVKDGYARNYLVPRGLATTWSKGAEKEITQIRRARKAREIETLEEARAVRDSLQGNPVTVTAKAGESGRLFGAITTAEIADAVKAAGGPSIDRRKVEVAQPIKATGEYEVQVRLHAEVSAKLTVKVVAA